The following DNA comes from Cucumis sativus cultivar 9930 chromosome 7, Cucumber_9930_V3, whole genome shotgun sequence.
cTACAGCAACTTTGATGCTTGGCCTACATAATTTTTGCATTTAGAGCTATCTTTATTCTTATTCAATGAGGTTcaatttaaatggttaaattataataatatcttGGATTCgtatttatttgtgttaaaaGCTTTCAAGGGTTTTGAAACGAGCTTCAAATTTTGCAAGTTGGCTAATCTTATATATGGCTTGTCTATCTATCAattataatgattttgtttgaattagatGATAATGTGAATACAAGTGTTTATCAATGATTGATATTTAGTTCTATAATCTATATAGGTATAAGCATCTAAATCTTTCTTAGTGTAGCTTATGCCATGATTATATCAACTCGAGGATGGGAGATCAAATCAAGGATCAGACCTTCTAACTCTAGGCATGGAATTACATTATTTACTAATGTTCAAAGTTCATTTTAGCAACTCTATAGTATTTGTTTTgagtattaaaatttgataggTTAGTGAAACTTAgtaagaaaggaaaaaacaattgGAGCGTCAAAGTGAGCTTTTGAAAGATGTGTGGGGGAAATATACATCATCTTTTCTAATTGTCAAACTTAATTCCTTAACTCAAATCTATTCCTTaccttcaaattaaatgaGTTTTCATGAGATTTTCGtctatgaaatttgaaaaataaactcaCATATTAtgctcaaaattcaaatttacacAAACGTTATGAAATAATTCGAAGATTCATGGATTTATTCCTACTCCGTCTTACTTTTTTGGGGGGGTCAAATCCTTGTTGATAAACTTAAAGCATAGactttttatacatttaatcTCTTATATTGTTTATTAGGGGAGAAAAAACCTACCAAATAAGGAATACAATTAAAACCTTTCAAATAAGAGAGGTAAGAGTTTACGTGAAAAATTCGGAAGAGAAGTAAtccatttgtgatttttttaataccaAGGAAGGAATAGACAAATTTTGTGATCACAGCACGAACATTCATGTTGCTTGAGCTATTGCTGTGCTCACtttgatattataataaaatactatAATATGAAAAGTTCCCCGAGGTACAcaattatatttctaaatctAACTAAAAAAGCCACTCTCAATATTTCATACTATTCACAATCTTCTTTTTactatcaaataatataatacaataagataaattatttaccTTTAAAGTTAATACACCAAAGATTTGAAGTGTTTAATCAAAACTATGTAAAAGAACATagtttttggttgattttgtaTTACTTTGCACCATATGCTTCCTagtgtcacaatcgtagcCTTTTAACCTTGGGACAGATGATTGTGCGACACTTGTTTGAACTTGatgaacaagtcagccgaCCAAAATCTGAAAATCGCTGGCAAACTCGCGGTATGAATCAACCTCCTGTCACGTTcttgaaaaaatgttttagaaaatgtgaGGAAAGAAATTCATTGAAATCAACGTTACAATATACATTGAAGACTGTCAGTTGCAAGGGAAAAAGATTTGCTTGCAAATAGTGCAACAGTGTTTGAGCGGTGATTTAACTAGTATGTCTCCCTTATAGtatattttgaacattttcagcttggtaggcttgcatatgaaaatgtcgAAACGTCACTCCCAAACTTTATGACTTGAACTGAAAAGCaactaattaaactaaatacaagacataaagataATATTAATTGGGGGTATTCAGGCGTACATCCATAGACAAACACTCCGTAGACGAGTATGATCGTGACACCTAGCACCTTTTagattttggttattttgttcTTCTAATGTCTTGCTGCTATcaacctttaaaaaaaagagagagaaaaatgctCACTCCAAAGTAGCAGAGAAGTTGGAGGTCCTACTACACTCATGACCTTTAGAAACCGAAGAATCacaaaaaccaacaaaattagCAACCTTGTTATACACGTagagacaaaagaagaagcaagTTAGACTCAACTACTTCACCCAAAGAACCCTAATTTCTACAAATGCATTTTTTGCTTCAGTCAAATCTTTTGAGCAGTTGTTAATCACCACCTCTCTCTTATAAGATTGAAccacaaaagaaaaggtgaaTTGTAATATAGAACGAAAGAGAAACGTTAGCCCATCAATGATAGTTGAGCTTCAAGAAGCTTTATAATCCACTCATGATTATCAATTTTCCAATAACCGACTGCTTTCAAAGATTTAGAAGAGTTATGCACCATCCAACCCTCACTAACCAACCTTTCGTTAACATAGATAACGAGAACTTACGAACAAAGTTAATAATTCTATATTGTGTTGCCTTTAAACCATTCTCATCTACCACACAACAAAGTTAAACAAAGATGTTTTCCCTTTATCCATATAAACtccaaaatttgtttttgcttttagaGAATGAACAAtgtcatttttgttaaaagagtTGAACTGCtccattttatttggtttggttttatCATTGAACTAAAACCCCAACTAACATAATATATCTCAACCCCAacttcttttagtttttgtcCTTACTTTAACTATACTACCTTCGTTCTTTTATGAAGTCAAACCAATTACAGAATCACTCTTTCATTTAAATTgacttcaaaagaaataaatgtttaaagtaaattttttcaaacactcatatttcttttcttcaaaacaaCGTATTCTTTAAATCTTTCGTCAAGTTTTCAAAACGTAAAAcatgttaaaagaaaagagataaaaTCTTTCCACTTTCACAAACTAccaacaaaaactaaaacatttGATCTTGTCCATTACTTTTATAAAGATAAATGAATATAAACTTTACCCTCTAAAACGTGTAAATTAAGACattcctcctcctcttcctgATATAAACAATTATAACTGTTTATTATCCTAAAATTATAGGAAAAATGagtcaaatttatttttgtattgttaaaattttaatgaaataaagttaaaataacactctagtattttatttaggttaatcattcaaattcaTGCTTAATCCTCTTATTCTAATCTAGGTAACCTATAACTACTACAAGTTGCCACGTGTTCTTTGATACCAAAAACACATAGTAGCTGACCAAAAaatgtatgtgtgtatatatatattgggtTCAACTTCaaccaatattttattataatatttaacatATACCCTCAAGACTATACTATATTGGTGGACATTCAAACTATTGatctataaaaattatactaacattgattttatatttggaatcTCATATTTTCGGGAGGGTGGTCCTCTTCCAAATTTAACcttaattaatgtaattattttttctaaataaatgaattcaTTAATCACTTATTGACTTATGATAATAACAATAccaattgattaatttatgaattgtTTTAATCACTTAAGTCaattaatttgtgtttaattttttattttatgaatattgaaaaatcCATTTTATCATTCTAATATTAATCATACTCcattaatttctcttttttaaaaaaagtattttatattagttgaacctaccttttttttccttatggATGGAAGATCAATGAATTAAATCCTCgtttaaaaaaaggaataataatGATTGTGTGGAGTAGCAAGATGGCTTTACATGCATGTAGAAAAAAGTGCAACCAACCAACCGAAGTGAAAGGGCAAATGAAAGTTGGTTagcccaacccaacccaactttTCTACTTACTTCTTTCACCTAATTCCATTTTTgcccctttcttttttatcattaactCACTTTTCTTCCTCCACTCCTCACATACATCCTCCCCCACAAAACTCAAttaacatattaatttttatccaTCTATTTcatatgtattaaaaaaactcGACATCGATATATACATCATTTCGACgataatttatgtatattatttttttgtaagacAATtcatctacatttttttacttgGTTACTATGATGTTTAAATGAATcgattttaatgtttttaactaGTTAACGAGGCAACATAACCACAACTAAATATAATCATCATATATTACTTCATCAAATGTCGTTCATTTTCCATCTACTCCATTgtgttatattaaaaatatatatatgattaatcatttaatttaaaaatgaaaaaaaattaatcactaataaaactaataagaatattatattttcgATTTAaagttcttctttttcattttcatatatatatatttttttgtttggtatgATGATTACATGATTAAATACtctattttattcaaaatttgatttgaaaatatgagCAAGTAAATGGGCCTTTCTACAATATCAATCTATACAATTTGGTAAGATTTCATCTAACTTATGATTGTAGATCCTTAAATTAGTCGACCTCACAAGTCTACATGTTAAATCGTATCCTAtactttttagttaatataGTCAACAATACATATTATATGTCTAATCGGGTTAACGACAATGACACGTCAAttacaaaactaattaaaaattaaattaaaccgaaattaaattttaaaagttgggTTCAAATTGAcaaatctataaatttatcaaatttataatttagctGTCATTTTGTTCGTGTTAGTTTACTAGTTTTGCTTCTAAATCCTCGTTTAAAACACCAAAATTGATAAGTGGgtgtaaatataaaatattatggttGATTATCGATAAATAAGAAGATGGTTGttgaattaaactaaaaattaatacacTTCGAAATTTAGGAATACGTTTGTAATTTACCACCGACTTAATGAAACGTTTGACATAAACCAAGATAAGTTCTTTGctcatatttataaacaaaacaacgaaatgtacaaaaaaaaatactaactGTATGTGAAAGCAcggttgaataagaaattttgagagttTTGAGagttaaaattatgaaaaggtaAAAGTAGATATAGTTTGAAACCAAAAAGTGTttagatattatttatttaaattaatttaaaaattttataatccCGGGTTCCCTCTCCACGTAACTATATATTTAGTTAAGTTACAGGTAAGACATTGGAGCTcaactctctctttctcatcAATTCTCTTAATCTATAGTCACAAACAGAAACCCGAAACcgaaatctctctctctctctctctctccgtTTCATTTCCATGGCTGCCGACCAACTTCCTGTAGAAGAAGCAATGCCATGGCTTCCTTCTCAAGTTCTTGACGAAGCTTGCGATATCAAGGTTTCTCCTCTACTTccacttctctttttttctccccttttctctttcttttctcaataaaccaaaatcttccaacaaaattagttttacaTTCCttgttcctttttctctttttgattattattatcaatcaATCAGGTGTATAAGAGGCAACACCTCCACCACCACATTCATCAACCTTCATTCCTCCATCGCCAACGCCCTCACCATCGTCCTCCGTTATCGCCCTCCGATTTCGCTCTTTCGCTGGTACTGTATTGCTGCGGCATTTTGAGTTCTTTCGTTTTCTCAAGccctatatttctttttaattaccTTACTGATTTTTTTCGTTTCGGTGAAATTGAATTAGAATGAGAAATCGAAGTACAGTAATGATTGTTCTCGGCCGCACCAGAGGCAAAAACCAGCGGCTGCGGCGCCGAATTGGACGGCTGGAGGACATGGAATGCAAGCGATTTTTCTCGATTCCGGCCGCCAATTAGGCGGTACCGGCGTTTTTCTTCCTCGAGGAACCGGCGGCTCCACTAATTACCAACCAAACCAAAAGCCAGGTACGACCCGATTCCGATTCcgattcattttttataaataatcaataaaaatttccattgagaaattaattttttttttaaaaaaggaagaacTCTGTATTCGTGCGTACCTGTTTCTGCTTATTCAATTCATAGaacatgaagaagaagaagaagaagaaacagcGACAGAAAATAATTCCCCTcttgatttataattattaatttaataaaaaaaacaaaaacattattctctcaaattatatatatataatttaaagtaCTAACAGTATAATTATTCTCATATAATTGATGTTAAGGATTTAATATTTTCGTTCGTGGGTCCTAAACTCGagagttcaattttaattatgcatatgcttaaaacttaaaaataggttttgcaatttatatatttaattccCTATTCTTCTGTTACTACATGATTAAGGAGAATATTGTCAtactatatatgtatattttaaaagtaaaataaataggAGTTGGGATTGACAATAAATTaccataaatatatataaaattgaattttgaattaaatatatgtcaaCTAACTCCTACCATATAAACTCGtattatttctatatttgataGATTTAGGATATGTTTAGAAACGcccattttattttggttgagagtgtgtacatattttatattgacaTTGATATTAGGCAATGGTTATcggaaaaatgaagaataattctatatttaagcaatttttctttgattggaATATATTACTTCATTCTAAATTTGTGTGagtacacattttttaaaatatatatataaaaaaaactaacaatttttttttaagtaattgcaataaaatgttcaaattattGATCGCttggtaaaaaaattggaattaATTGACTTAAGTTATGATATTTACACGACATTAGTCAAATAAAACTTGAAGAACGATGTAAATTATGATGcacttataaaattttattgtttaaattgcTACCATTATTAGtaaaagtttatgaatattaaatatatttacctTCACGATAACAATCGAAAATTTTAAGACTGTGCAGAGGAATTGGATGATAAGATACCATTgcctttattaaaaaaaaaattggttttcttttttattttagctGTTGTGtgtaaaggaaaagaaaacatgaaaattaGGTGCAACTAGAAGTGAGTACGATGGATCTAAAAATCAAGCCAACTGATCCAATTGAAGCTAGTCGGTTAAAAATGAGATGAATTAGTGGTTGATTTGGAACAAttgaaataaaagtttttctttaaaatatttgaaagataGAGTTAAATTGACCAACCAACTTTCAGTCTTTGACAGTCAAAGtcaatttgaacatttattGAATCGATCATAAAC
Coding sequences within:
- the LOC105436162 gene encoding uncharacterized protein LOC105436162, whose translation is MAADQLPVEEAMPWLPSQVLDEACDIKVYKRQHLHHHIHQPSFLHRQRPHHRPPLSPSDFALSLNEKSKYSNDCSRPHQRQKPAAAAPNWTAGGHGMQAIFLDSGRQLGGTGVFLPRGTGGSTNYQPNQKPACSMVLVPARVVKALNLDVQALGLQISPRKEAKNNQKGRECNNSIVKNKKAKDVTSTHCSFMSQNQTNSSQDIIFLPKEWTY